A window of the Polaribacter batillariae genome harbors these coding sequences:
- a CDS encoding Ig-like domain-containing protein, with protein sequence MMKTNFKFKLALLALLLSLSYSCENEELEVPLETIEINTNDFLLAIDEVKQIVVNASPGNATQNVSWSSSDENVAQIQFNENGRVAGVKGLSLGSATLTAKSNNGTVMKSINVQVIVKVEKIELVEEPINDPSKTKYNVVFTPADATFQTVVWSSSDSSVISVSSNGEVTAISPGVAVITATSEEGAKTASVELNASGNPTILGLQYCSISGTGGYNADTITTTGADVNLNYSGSQPAGNYELSTEKLVVATDTQFSMGLTQSNNWSKSKVWIDWNGDKDFEDAGELVAEFGLDSQLNNGPFNGSITVPSSAALGVTRMRVQTLDAWVNYGLCGDVANQTTKDFEVEILGVSYCAITGTGGYNADTVVTTGANSNLNYSGSQPAGNYEFFTAETLEVTTGSSFTLDISQSNNWSKTKVWIDWNGDGDFEDADELVAEFGLDNQLNDGPFSGTVSIPNSATKGNTRMRVQTLDAWVTHGLCGAVDNQTTKDFKVTIL encoded by the coding sequence ATGATGAAAACAAACTTTAAATTTAAATTAGCTCTTCTAGCTTTACTGTTGTCACTATCGTATTCTTGTGAAAACGAAGAATTAGAAGTACCTCTTGAAACTATTGAAATCAACACCAATGATTTTTTATTAGCGATTGATGAGGTAAAGCAAATTGTAGTAAATGCTTCTCCAGGTAATGCTACTCAAAATGTATCATGGTCTTCAAGTGATGAAAATGTGGCTCAAATTCAATTTAATGAAAATGGTCGTGTTGCCGGTGTAAAAGGTCTCTCATTAGGTAGTGCAACATTAACTGCAAAATCTAATAATGGTACTGTAATGAAATCTATAAATGTACAAGTTATTGTAAAAGTTGAAAAAATTGAGTTAGTAGAAGAACCGATTAATGATCCTTCAAAAACCAAATACAATGTTGTTTTCACGCCAGCAGATGCAACATTTCAGACCGTAGTTTGGTCATCTAGTGATTCAAGTGTTATTTCTGTATCTAGTAATGGTGAGGTTACCGCAATTTCACCTGGTGTAGCAGTAATTACAGCAACGTCAGAAGAAGGCGCTAAGACAGCATCAGTAGAACTAAATGCAAGCGGAAATCCTACAATATTAGGTTTGCAATATTGTTCCATTTCAGGAACTGGTGGGTATAATGCAGACACGATAACAACTACAGGAGCGGATGTTAATTTAAATTATAGTGGATCACAACCTGCAGGAAATTATGAGTTATCTACAGAAAAATTGGTGGTTGCAACAGATACACAATTTTCAATGGGGCTTACACAATCAAACAATTGGTCTAAATCAAAAGTATGGATAGACTGGAATGGAGATAAAGACTTCGAAGATGCTGGTGAGTTAGTTGCAGAGTTTGGTTTAGATAGTCAACTTAATAATGGACCTTTTAATGGTAGCATAACAGTTCCTAGTAGTGCAGCTTTAGGGGTAACCAGAATGAGAGTTCAAACTTTAGATGCGTGGGTAAATTACGGTTTATGTGGTGATGTTGCTAACCAAACGACAAAAGATTTTGAAGTAGAAATTTTAGGTGTTTCTTACTGTGCTATTACGGGTACAGGAGGTTATAATGCAGATACAGTGGTTACAACAGGTGCTAATTCTAATTTAAATTACAGTGGTTCTCAGCCTGCTGGAAATTATGAGTTCTTTACTGCTGAAACTTTAGAGGTAACTACAGGTAGTTCTTTTACATTAGACATAAGTCAATCTAACAATTGGTCAAAGACTAAAGTATGGATAGATTGGAACGGTGATGGAGATTTTGAAGATGCTGATGAGTTAGTTGCAGAGTTTGGTTTAGATAATCAGCTTAATGATGGGCCTTTCTCTGGGACAGTAAGTATCCCAAATTCAGCAACCAAGGGCAATACAAGGATGAGAGTTCAAACTTTAGACGCTTGGGTTACTCATGGTCTGTGTGGTGCTGTAGATAATCAAACAACAAAAGACTTTAAGGTTACAATCCTTTAA
- a CDS encoding hybrid sensor histidine kinase/response regulator transcription factor, protein MEKKIILTLLILLTCFYSNSQDVSLLKVLNTQNGLSNGRVTSIAQDSIGFIWLGTKNGLNRYDGSSVKIYNNSNSNLKSNDISAIKLDSKNRLWIGTIGKGIVLYNAQKDKFISLNINVNINKIYEDSSNKIWIGTNKGLMIYNEVDKSFNPVRKFQKLNISAIIEIDIYSFLIGTNGKGLYLFNSQTQTLVPYLKENLLNPTFINVLHKYNSGEILIGTNGNGILSFSKEKNTLTNFLKDKIKASIIRSIYTDEDNNLWIGTDGKGVYKVLEKNNKQKVEIEHYYKDNNLQLKLVNNTVNSIYEDNQKNIWIATAWKGVNIIQKRQDNSDFFFSDFFGIKPSPVLSIFKDKKDILVGTDGEGLTEIEFSQKISTNKYLENDYIQKIKKTKNGNYWVGTFSNGLFYLNNNKGIIKKYQRSSNIRNSLPYNDVRDIDITGSGDLWIATWGGGLSYLNTQTESFTNFNYNSTNNSISSDNVLAIERDNGNLWIATWGGGLNFFNVSSKEFIDYNLEDQLGNSGSNYIYSLKKDKKENLWLGTKKGLVKFDIKKNKFEKITIGFSDNSNTVVAVLISNEKIWLSTKEGIYSYNPTTRNITSFKDFKGEYHINSAYKDEEDMLYFGGNEGFIRFSPEKVNSSVDIPKIVFTDFKLFNKSINSNTEGILNKHIPFEKTITLNHNQNVFTFNFSTLVFPFATGTQFSIMMKGFEKDWRFIGSEQSATYTNLSPGSYNFFVKTKTVDTNWSKPIGIKLIIKPPFWLTWWAYVIYFFFLVLAVLLVRKYTINWININNKLEFEKHKREDQDKLHQIKQRFFANISHEIRTPLTLIMSSLNVLQREDTNSVEKKSIAVVKNNTRRLLNLVNELLNFRKLETGNLDLTVQKTDIVSFTKEIFLAFSQEALINNLKYKFVGKEKPIQLWIDRIQLEKAIFNVLSNAFKFTQNGGKISVSIEKNESNIQILISDNGTGISKDKLPHIFERFYHSKYRGSQKGFGIGLSIVKDIIELHKGKITVTSKVGEGSIFSLLLPLGKDHFSGNQIKEDIIEEEHIENYKKGKVNINFKEFKGKVILLVEDNKHLREYLRDLLYENYLIIEAENGEEGLQKALHNTPDLIISDVMMPKLDGFSLCYKVKTDVRISHIPIILLTARSFSIDKIEGLKNGADDYLIKPFNEEVLKARIYNLLRNRQLIHERFSKDTILTPKDLVLSSPDESFLKKLVELLENNIENSNFNVEELSLEIGMSHSSLYKKIKALTGMTIVGFIRDFRLQRAAQLLINNNLSIIDVCFMVGYTDRKHFSQEFKKKFKVSPSVYIKENQ, encoded by the coding sequence TTGGAGAAAAAAATAATTTTAACACTTCTCATCCTACTAACTTGTTTTTACAGTAATAGTCAAGATGTATCGTTATTAAAAGTTTTGAATACTCAAAATGGGTTATCAAATGGACGTGTAACATCTATTGCTCAAGATAGTATTGGTTTCATTTGGTTGGGAACAAAGAATGGTTTAAATAGATATGATGGATCTTCAGTAAAGATTTATAATAATAGTAATAGTAATTTAAAATCAAATGATATTTCTGCAATTAAATTAGATTCCAAAAATAGACTTTGGATTGGTACTATTGGTAAAGGAATAGTATTATATAATGCCCAAAAAGACAAGTTTATTTCTTTAAATATTAACGTTAACATAAACAAAATTTATGAAGATTCGAGTAATAAAATTTGGATAGGAACAAATAAAGGATTAATGATTTACAATGAAGTTGATAAAAGTTTTAATCCAGTAAGAAAGTTTCAGAAACTAAACATATCAGCAATAATAGAAATAGATATATACAGTTTTTTAATAGGTACAAATGGTAAAGGCCTATATCTTTTTAACTCACAAACTCAAACATTAGTCCCTTATTTAAAAGAAAATCTTTTAAATCCTACATTTATAAATGTTTTACACAAGTACAATTCTGGTGAAATTTTAATAGGTACAAATGGGAATGGTATTTTAAGTTTTTCTAAAGAGAAAAATACATTAACTAATTTTTTGAAAGATAAGATTAAAGCATCAATAATTAGGAGTATTTATACTGATGAAGATAATAATTTATGGATAGGAACTGATGGGAAAGGAGTATACAAAGTTTTAGAAAAAAATAATAAACAAAAAGTAGAAATAGAGCACTATTATAAAGATAATAATTTACAACTTAAATTAGTAAATAATACAGTTAATTCAATATATGAAGATAATCAAAAAAATATTTGGATTGCAACTGCTTGGAAAGGTGTAAATATTATTCAAAAAAGACAAGATAACTCTGATTTCTTCTTCAGTGATTTTTTTGGGATAAAACCCTCACCAGTACTATCAATATTTAAAGATAAAAAGGATATTTTGGTGGGTACAGATGGAGAAGGGTTAACTGAAATAGAGTTTTCTCAAAAAATAAGTACCAATAAATATTTAGAAAACGATTATATCCAAAAGATAAAAAAAACAAAAAATGGAAATTATTGGGTAGGTACTTTTTCTAATGGGCTATTTTATTTAAATAATAATAAAGGCATTATAAAAAAATATCAGAGAAGTTCTAACATAAGAAACTCACTTCCATATAATGATGTAAGAGATATAGATATAACAGGTTCTGGTGACTTATGGATTGCAACATGGGGTGGTGGCTTAAGTTATTTAAATACACAAACAGAAAGCTTTACAAACTTTAATTATAATAGTACTAATAATTCTATAAGTAGTGATAATGTGCTAGCCATAGAAAGAGATAACGGTAACTTATGGATTGCAACATGGGGTGGTGGCTTAAATTTTTTTAACGTTAGCAGTAAAGAATTTATAGACTATAATCTAGAAGACCAATTAGGCAATTCAGGTAGTAATTATATATACTCTTTAAAGAAAGATAAAAAAGAAAATTTATGGTTAGGTACAAAAAAGGGGTTAGTTAAATTCGATATTAAAAAGAATAAATTTGAAAAAATCACAATTGGCTTTTCCGACAATTCAAACACAGTTGTAGCTGTATTAATTTCTAACGAAAAAATTTGGTTAAGCACTAAAGAGGGTATTTACAGCTATAATCCAACTACTAGAAATATAACTTCATTTAAAGATTTTAAAGGAGAGTATCATATCAATTCAGCTTATAAAGACGAAGAAGATATGTTGTATTTTGGTGGTAATGAGGGTTTTATAAGGTTTAGCCCAGAGAAAGTAAATAGTAGTGTTGATATCCCAAAAATTGTTTTCACAGATTTTAAGCTCTTTAATAAAAGTATAAATAGTAATACAGAAGGTATTTTAAACAAACATATTCCATTTGAAAAAACAATAACCTTAAATCACAACCAAAATGTTTTTACTTTCAATTTTTCGACGTTAGTATTTCCTTTTGCTACTGGTACTCAATTTTCTATAATGATGAAAGGTTTTGAAAAAGACTGGAGATTTATTGGCTCAGAGCAATCTGCTACATACACAAACCTTTCTCCAGGGAGTTATAATTTTTTTGTAAAAACAAAAACAGTTGATACTAATTGGAGTAAACCTATAGGCATAAAATTAATAATCAAACCTCCTTTTTGGCTTACGTGGTGGGCTTATGTAATATATTTTTTCTTTTTAGTTTTAGCAGTCTTATTAGTTAGAAAGTACACCATTAATTGGATAAATATTAACAATAAGTTAGAATTTGAAAAACATAAAAGGGAAGATCAAGATAAATTACATCAAATAAAACAGAGGTTTTTTGCGAATATTTCTCACGAAATTAGAACTCCACTGACTTTAATTATGAGTTCTTTAAATGTTTTACAAAGAGAAGACACTAACAGTGTTGAAAAAAAATCAATTGCAGTCGTAAAAAACAATACACGAAGATTGTTAAATTTAGTAAACGAACTTTTAAACTTTAGAAAACTAGAAACAGGTAATTTAGATTTAACAGTTCAAAAAACAGATATAGTTAGTTTCACTAAAGAGATTTTTTTAGCTTTTTCTCAAGAAGCATTAATAAATAATCTTAAATATAAATTTGTTGGTAAAGAAAAACCTATTCAATTGTGGATAGACAGAATACAATTAGAAAAAGCAATATTTAATGTTTTATCTAATGCTTTTAAATTTACTCAAAATGGAGGCAAAATATCAGTTAGTATTGAGAAAAATGAATCCAACATCCAAATTTTAATTTCTGATAATGGTACAGGAATATCAAAAGACAAACTACCACATATTTTTGAAAGATTTTATCATAGTAAATATAGAGGTTCACAAAAAGGTTTTGGTATCGGTCTTTCAATTGTAAAAGATATAATAGAACTACATAAAGGTAAAATTACTGTTACGAGCAAGGTAGGAGAAGGTAGTATATTTTCCCTTTTACTACCATTAGGTAAAGATCATTTCTCCGGTAATCAAATTAAAGAAGATATAATAGAAGAGGAGCATATTGAAAATTATAAAAAGGGTAAAGTAAATATAAACTTTAAAGAGTTTAAAGGAAAAGTAATACTATTAGTAGAGGATAATAAACATTTAAGGGAATATCTAAGGGATCTTCTTTATGAGAACTATCTAATCATTGAGGCAGAAAATGGTGAAGAAGGGTTGCAAAAAGCACTGCATAATACTCCAGATTTAATCATAAGTGATGTTATGATGCCAAAGTTAGATGGTTTTTCATTATGTTATAAAGTTAAAACAGATGTTCGTATTAGTCATATACCAATAATATTATTAACTGCTAGATCTTTTTCTATAGACAAAATAGAGGGACTAAAAAATGGTGCTGATGATTATTTAATTAAACCATTTAATGAAGAGGTGCTTAAAGCTAGAATTTATAATTTACTAAGAAATAGACAACTAATTCACGAGAGATTTTCTAAAGATACCATATTAACACCTAAAGACTTAGTACTAAGTTCTCCTGATGAGTCTTTTTTAAAAAAATTGGTAGAATTACTAGAGAATAATATAGAAAACTCAAATTTCAATGTAGAAGAATTATCATTAGAAATTGGAATGAGTCATTCAAGCTTATATAAAAAGATAAAAGCCCTTACAGGTATGACAATTGTTGGTTTTATAAGAGACTTTAGATTACAAAGAGCTGCGCAATTATTAATAAATAATAATTTATCAATAATTGATGTATGCTTTATGGTGGGATATACAGATAGAAAACACTTTAGTCAGGAGTTTAAGAAAAAATTTAAAGTTTCTCCAAGTGTTTATATTAAAGAAAACCAGTAA